A DNA window from Bdellovibrio sp. BCCA contains the following coding sequences:
- a CDS encoding RCC1 domain-containing protein: MKITYFGTFLLSVLLVCPGCFVDVHLENQLAGEQGKFVIISHSETTSVANKIPYVEFEVNFSEDIKRNTLDVGDFENINAGSPVVWDLEETAESKKFILKGYVHGEVGELNPRLRENSFEWNDGVVNEIAYSGDVAQVSVTYDSNKVALGYVHGCRVDSLGDVYCWGENYSGAAGPIPAGFNVFRPQRITTSSITGSKKFLDISATEESITIGRTADRKIYQWGSDFSSAGFPASQADVPVELDLSALDVGEFPISHDVGSWNTNLCITTNQGRVLCSGRNFYGEIGDGTNTDAASPTPIKVDHISPSPYFVQANIGDGVACALTREGKAYCWGRFGNVTDDVTATPSNIPIAVNTSNLLPEERFTSLHVGAGKTVCGLTTKERILCWGENGGGEMGNGTMDVSYNPTPMNLSGLLSDEHPVLVHSYYNRACFTTNKYNLYCVGSNWDGSLGIGSEIDSLTPMKVDFSEYGAQQIVAMNGHEETMCAITANDETFCWGGSYYGLIGTFDNGALNEINTSDLAFGVYFTQVSESYDHACAIDNFKKLYCWGGNAKGALGTGDKIHREKPVLVNTTTIAGSTNFISVVVGGGLTCAVAEDNEAYCWGSGFLGNGPASQSDLPVQVSKTNLPGGVGFKKIAVSSEWLGTFMALGTDDKLYCWGSQFSYFCNSGSDEEIPILKSSSAFLDIDAIGKQIVAIQNDFSIKYSGVFPEPGNGYVNSSLQTASSSFTHSGTLTSIQAGGCVLDSAGALGCWGTGGVASSTVSNFSLSSLSGSQVVLQHRADYSSWDLGCAIMADSKVACWGNAKKGFNGVSGGVIGPTYVDTSSVIGGFMPTTLEVRGNVLIATQQGKLYCMGSCNFGVPQYKPKKILSPAQ; the protein is encoded by the coding sequence ATGAAAATCACTTACTTCGGTACTTTCTTGCTTAGTGTTTTATTGGTTTGTCCGGGCTGTTTTGTTGACGTTCACTTAGAGAATCAGCTGGCCGGGGAACAAGGTAAATTCGTAATTATATCTCATTCTGAGACGACATCTGTTGCAAACAAAATTCCATACGTTGAATTCGAAGTAAATTTTTCTGAGGACATAAAGAGAAACACTCTCGACGTCGGCGATTTTGAGAATATCAACGCGGGCTCTCCCGTGGTCTGGGACCTTGAGGAGACTGCGGAATCAAAAAAATTCATACTCAAAGGATATGTCCATGGGGAAGTGGGAGAGTTGAACCCTCGATTGCGGGAGAACTCCTTTGAGTGGAATGACGGAGTTGTCAACGAAATTGCTTACTCGGGAGATGTGGCGCAAGTTTCAGTAACTTATGATTCCAACAAAGTGGCTTTGGGGTACGTTCATGGCTGTCGAGTGGATTCGCTTGGCGACGTCTATTGTTGGGGGGAAAACTACAGTGGCGCAGCAGGACCGATACCTGCCGGTTTTAATGTGTTTCGCCCACAAAGAATAACCACAAGTTCTATTACTGGAAGTAAAAAATTTTTGGACATATCGGCAACGGAAGAAAGTATTACTATCGGAAGAACTGCTGATAGAAAAATCTATCAATGGGGTTCTGATTTTTCCAGCGCAGGTTTTCCAGCAAGCCAGGCGGATGTTCCAGTGGAGTTAGATCTTTCAGCCCTTGATGTTGGAGAATTTCCGATCAGTCACGACGTAGGTTCGTGGAACACAAATCTATGTATTACCACCAATCAAGGAAGGGTTCTTTGTTCGGGGAGAAATTTCTACGGTGAAATCGGCGATGGAACGAATACGGATGCAGCTTCTCCTACACCCATTAAGGTGGACCATATTTCACCGTCTCCTTATTTTGTACAAGCGAATATCGGTGATGGTGTTGCCTGTGCTTTGACTCGAGAAGGTAAGGCTTATTGTTGGGGGAGGTTTGGAAATGTTACTGACGACGTGACGGCCACGCCATCTAACATCCCTATTGCTGTTAATACTTCGAACTTATTGCCTGAAGAGCGTTTTACGAGTCTGCATGTGGGAGCGGGAAAGACAGTTTGTGGCTTGACGACAAAGGAACGTATTTTGTGTTGGGGAGAAAACGGCGGCGGAGAAATGGGAAATGGAACCATGGACGTCAGTTATAATCCTACGCCCATGAACCTGTCGGGATTGCTCTCAGATGAACATCCTGTACTTGTGCATAGTTATTATAACCGAGCGTGTTTCACGACGAATAAATACAATCTTTATTGTGTGGGGAGCAACTGGGATGGTTCGTTGGGGATTGGAAGTGAGATCGACAGCTTGACTCCGATGAAAGTCGATTTTTCTGAATACGGTGCACAGCAGATTGTAGCGATGAACGGGCACGAGGAAACCATGTGCGCCATCACAGCCAATGATGAGACATTTTGCTGGGGAGGATCGTATTACGGGCTCATTGGAACCTTCGACAATGGAGCGCTGAATGAAATCAATACCAGTGATCTTGCATTCGGAGTTTACTTTACCCAAGTCTCCGAAAGTTACGACCATGCATGCGCCATCGACAACTTTAAGAAATTGTATTGCTGGGGCGGGAATGCCAAAGGAGCCTTAGGCACGGGTGATAAGATACACCGAGAAAAACCTGTTCTCGTGAATACAACAACTATCGCGGGTTCGACGAATTTTATATCGGTTGTTGTTGGAGGAGGTTTGACTTGCGCGGTAGCAGAAGACAATGAAGCCTATTGTTGGGGGAGCGGTTTTCTAGGAAATGGGCCTGCCAGTCAAAGTGATCTTCCCGTGCAAGTTAGTAAAACTAATCTTCCTGGAGGCGTCGGTTTTAAAAAAATCGCCGTATCTTCGGAGTGGCTGGGAACATTCATGGCGCTGGGAACTGACGACAAACTGTACTGTTGGGGAAGTCAATTTTCCTATTTTTGTAACAGCGGAAGCGATGAGGAGATTCCGATTTTAAAAAGTTCTTCAGCTTTCTTAGATATTGATGCAATAGGAAAGCAAATTGTGGCTATTCAAAACGATTTTAGTATTAAATATTCCGGGGTGTTTCCCGAGCCGGGTAATGGCTATGTTAATTCGAGTTTGCAAACAGCCAGTTCTTCATTTACGCATTCTGGTACGTTGACATCTATTCAGGCAGGCGGGTGTGTTTTAGACTCTGCCGGGGCGCTTGGATGTTGGGGGACGGGAGGCGTGGCATCATCTACGGTTTCCAACTTTTCTTTGAGTTCTCTTTCAGGATCACAGGTCGTATTACAACATCGAGCGGATTATAGCAGTTGGGACTTGGGATGCGCGATCATGGCTGATTCTAAAGTGGCTTGTTGGGGTAATGCAAAGAAGGGATTCAATGGGGTCAGTGGCGGTGTGATTGGGCCGACATATGTTGATACATCCTCCGTGATCGGGGGCTTTATGCCGACGACCCTTGAGGTGCGAGGTAATGTGTTAATAGCAACTCAGCAAGGAAAACTTTATTGTATGGGAAGTTGCAATTTTGGCGTTCCTCAATATAAACCTAAAAAAATTCTGTCTCCGGCTCAGTGA
- a CDS encoding LysE/ArgO family amino acid transporter, with protein MSSYFLQGFLLQGSLIFALGAQNIFVLESGLRKNNPALVALVCTLCDLFLILLGVVGAASIFIHFPIIKVIFGVLGVLFLLYYGVQKIREGVVTLPLATHAHRRAANKIVMLQALAFSLLNPHVYLDTVVLIGGVSAKFPELSARLVFAAGASTFSAIWFFGLGLGATKMRPLLQSAQRLRRVMIVAGVILILIGLQLAREVWTWVLAL; from the coding sequence ATGAGTTCTTATTTTCTCCAGGGCTTCTTACTTCAGGGCAGTTTGATCTTCGCGCTTGGTGCGCAGAATATTTTTGTTCTGGAGTCGGGCTTGCGCAAAAACAATCCGGCCCTGGTTGCCTTGGTGTGCACGCTCTGCGATTTGTTTTTGATTCTCTTGGGCGTTGTCGGAGCAGCAAGTATTTTTATTCACTTTCCCATTATCAAAGTGATCTTCGGTGTGCTCGGTGTTTTGTTTCTTCTTTACTACGGAGTTCAAAAAATCCGCGAAGGCGTGGTGACGTTGCCTTTAGCGACTCATGCTCACAGGAGAGCCGCCAACAAAATTGTCATGCTTCAAGCTCTGGCGTTCAGTCTTTTAAATCCCCATGTTTATTTAGATACGGTTGTTCTTATTGGCGGAGTTTCTGCGAAATTCCCTGAACTCTCGGCGCGACTTGTTTTCGCAGCGGGAGCTTCGACATTTTCAGCGATCTGGTTCTTCGGACTGGGACTGGGCGCGACGAAGATGCGGCCTCTTTTGCAGTCGGCCCAACGTCTTCGTCGAGTCATGATCGTCGCGGGAGTCATTTTAATTCTGATTGGCCTGCAACTCGCGCGGGAAGTGTGGACCTGGGTGCTTGCCCTTTAA
- a CDS encoding ankyrin repeat domain-containing protein: MDELQHGVFENARTGNYEELRKYIENKGDVEARNQRGYSLLMLAAYNQQFRATQLLLEHGAAVNSQDHGGNTVLMGAAFKGLKEIVSLLLSKGADVRIQNAQGMTAMDFAKIFARRDVLALLSQDDSSSWYESFDPPPYIGGNLGETNPQEIVSP; the protein is encoded by the coding sequence ATGGACGAGCTACAACACGGCGTTTTCGAAAACGCGCGCACAGGCAATTACGAAGAGCTTCGCAAATACATTGAAAACAAGGGCGATGTGGAAGCGCGCAACCAACGTGGCTATTCTCTTTTGATGCTGGCAGCATACAACCAACAATTCAGGGCTACGCAGCTTTTATTAGAACATGGAGCCGCGGTGAACTCTCAAGATCACGGAGGTAATACCGTGTTGATGGGAGCCGCATTTAAAGGACTCAAAGAGATCGTGAGTCTTTTGCTCTCCAAAGGAGCCGACGTACGAATTCAAAATGCGCAAGGTATGACGGCGATGGATTTCGCAAAGATCTTCGCCCGCCGAGATGTGCTGGCTCTCTTGTCGCAAGATGATTCGTCATCGTGGTACGAATCGTTTGATCCTCCTCCTTATATAGGAGGAAATCTGGGAGAAACGAACCCTCAAGAAATCGTCTCACCATGA
- the smc gene encoding chromosome segregation protein SMC: MRIKKIELIGFKSFKDRTVIHFDAGITGIVGPNGCGKSNIVDALMWVMGDQSAKDLRASQMTDVIFGGAEGYAPLGMCEVSLTLENDGGAFPLKYIKHTEIMVTRRLHRSGEGEYYINKEPARLKDVQEIFMDTGAGSKGFSIIAQGMIGKIITSKPEDRRMLIEEAAGITKFKARKKESQRKLVSTDQNLVRLQDIIGELKRQIDSLQRQAQRAERYRNIKNQIEDLDLWLSTAQYVELKRAADEAQAIFNEAQSMEVEGDANLSTLQGQLEVLKLQILEKEKMAEEHQNLHFEKQSTVQKKEMEIQELRFEIEQARRNEQMTGTILQEQQARQELLARDKAALEAQVTELKEEAETLTATFTEKNDIFQNFNSRIGTVDEDLTTKRRELFAVGQSESSLDARVNSLSAQIADLTDRQDNEQQVLNELREKQVEFESRRKKVTNELDKERQMQLDLASDVDSFEANKKILTESLAEKKSEVESFKDSLNEVASRLYGLENLQNNFEGFQEGVKQVMLWQKTRTQELMADGSVVTHFQPVSEVVEVPAEYEVAMEAALGSRLQMLLSSDANVAIDAVSHLKEQKSGRSSFMSANDQTLTYNRSEAPIGQEGVQAILKDVVKAADKFQNAVTYMLDGVAIVDSIRTALNLRAKYTGWTFVTLDGDTLTADGVLTGGSSESADSGMLKRRREIKELSEKKDEYAGKLQLAQLALKKVEEQLNNVVNDFEGAQKRKMDQEIKVAELRKDFERAENEVQNAQQAVERQEREVKKLTEQLEVQEQKMEELNQALIEAREKKVLLEGEVETLNNELNSVRLGFDGLQAEVTDLQVKSASKTQEYQGVLRQLEMVSKSLGDLEAQLARMSEEAEGYNSQMTESQMLLEEKKIEFERLLDEVEQLKLQAARTKDEYEVMAESIRAIEEEASASQRARNERQHKMNDSQLKLEQAKMKEQYLIDQIRERYMLNLPDVIEKYVNREGDFMAADAELKELREKLSKIGEVNLSAIEEYEETAQRYEFLTKQHADLTEAKEQLRKVIDRINRICSKRFKETFDLVNDRFTRVFPVLFGGGEAWLELVEETEKNEAGIEIIARPPGKKTQNVSLMSGGEKALTAVALVFSIFLVKPSPYCLLDEVDAPLDDANVFRFNDLVREMAKRSQIIVVTHNKHTMEVAGKLYGVTMQERGVSTMVSVSLQDIK; encoded by the coding sequence GTGAGAATTAAAAAAATTGAACTGATTGGTTTTAAGTCTTTTAAAGATCGCACCGTCATCCACTTCGACGCCGGCATTACCGGTATCGTAGGTCCGAATGGTTGCGGTAAATCCAATATCGTTGATGCCCTCATGTGGGTTATGGGTGACCAGTCCGCGAAGGATCTTCGTGCATCACAAATGACAGACGTTATCTTCGGGGGAGCAGAGGGCTACGCACCACTAGGTATGTGTGAAGTGTCTTTGACTCTTGAAAATGACGGTGGCGCATTCCCGCTTAAATATATCAAACACACTGAGATCATGGTGACTCGTCGTCTGCACAGAAGCGGCGAGGGTGAGTACTACATCAATAAAGAACCTGCGCGTTTGAAAGACGTGCAAGAGATCTTCATGGATACAGGTGCGGGCTCGAAAGGTTTCTCTATCATCGCTCAAGGTATGATCGGTAAGATCATCACTTCGAAACCTGAAGACCGTCGTATGTTGATCGAAGAAGCTGCGGGTATTACGAAGTTCAAAGCTCGTAAAAAAGAATCTCAACGTAAATTGGTTTCCACAGATCAGAACTTGGTGCGTTTGCAAGACATTATCGGCGAGTTGAAGCGCCAAATCGATTCTTTGCAAAGACAAGCGCAACGTGCAGAACGTTACCGCAATATCAAAAACCAAATCGAAGATTTGGATTTGTGGTTGTCGACAGCTCAATATGTTGAGTTGAAGCGCGCCGCTGATGAAGCGCAAGCGATCTTCAATGAAGCACAAAGCATGGAAGTGGAAGGCGACGCCAACCTTTCGACTCTTCAAGGCCAATTGGAAGTTTTGAAACTTCAAATTCTTGAAAAAGAAAAAATGGCGGAAGAGCACCAAAATCTTCACTTCGAAAAACAAAGCACTGTTCAGAAAAAAGAAATGGAGATCCAAGAGCTTCGTTTCGAAATTGAGCAGGCTCGCCGTAACGAGCAAATGACGGGTACGATCTTGCAAGAACAGCAAGCGCGCCAAGAATTGCTTGCCCGTGACAAAGCGGCTTTAGAAGCGCAAGTCACAGAGTTGAAAGAAGAAGCTGAAACATTGACAGCGACTTTCACAGAGAAAAACGACATCTTCCAAAACTTCAACTCTCGTATCGGCACTGTTGATGAAGATTTGACGACAAAACGTCGCGAGTTGTTCGCGGTCGGTCAGTCGGAGTCTTCTTTGGATGCCCGTGTGAATTCATTGTCAGCACAGATCGCTGATTTGACGGACCGTCAGGACAATGAACAACAGGTATTGAATGAACTTCGCGAAAAACAAGTTGAATTCGAATCACGTCGCAAAAAAGTGACGAATGAACTCGATAAAGAACGCCAAATGCAATTGGACTTGGCAAGCGATGTGGATTCTTTCGAAGCCAACAAAAAAATCCTTACGGAGTCTTTGGCAGAGAAAAAATCAGAAGTGGAATCATTCAAAGATTCTTTGAATGAAGTGGCTTCTCGTTTGTACGGTCTAGAGAACTTGCAAAACAACTTCGAGGGTTTCCAAGAAGGCGTGAAGCAAGTGATGTTGTGGCAAAAAACTCGCACTCAAGAGTTGATGGCAGATGGTTCTGTAGTCACTCACTTCCAACCGGTTTCTGAGGTTGTTGAAGTTCCGGCAGAGTACGAAGTCGCTATGGAAGCAGCATTGGGCTCTCGCCTGCAAATGCTTTTGTCTTCCGATGCGAACGTAGCCATTGATGCGGTTTCTCATTTGAAAGAACAAAAATCCGGTCGTTCCAGCTTCATGTCTGCGAATGATCAAACTTTGACTTACAACCGTTCTGAAGCTCCGATCGGACAAGAAGGCGTTCAAGCCATCCTGAAAGACGTGGTGAAAGCGGCTGATAAATTCCAAAATGCCGTCACTTACATGTTGGACGGTGTTGCGATCGTTGATTCCATCCGCACGGCTTTGAATCTTCGCGCGAAATACACAGGCTGGACATTCGTGACTCTTGACGGTGACACGTTGACGGCTGACGGTGTTTTGACGGGCGGCTCTTCTGAATCTGCAGATTCTGGAATGCTTAAGCGTCGTCGTGAGATCAAAGAATTGTCAGAGAAAAAAGACGAATACGCTGGAAAGCTTCAATTGGCTCAATTGGCTTTGAAAAAAGTTGAAGAGCAATTGAACAACGTTGTGAACGATTTCGAAGGCGCTCAAAAACGCAAAATGGATCAAGAGATCAAAGTTGCGGAATTGAGAAAAGACTTTGAACGCGCTGAAAATGAAGTTCAAAACGCTCAACAAGCTGTGGAACGCCAAGAACGTGAAGTCAAAAAATTGACTGAGCAATTGGAAGTTCAAGAACAAAAAATGGAAGAGTTGAACCAAGCTTTGATCGAAGCTCGCGAGAAGAAAGTTCTTCTTGAGGGTGAAGTTGAGACTTTGAATAACGAATTGAACTCTGTTCGTTTGGGTTTCGACGGTCTTCAGGCGGAAGTAACAGATCTTCAAGTGAAGTCCGCTTCTAAAACTCAAGAATACCAAGGTGTTCTAAGACAGCTTGAGATGGTTTCTAAGTCATTGGGTGACCTTGAAGCGCAACTCGCTCGTATGAGCGAAGAAGCTGAAGGCTACAACTCTCAGATGACTGAGAGCCAAATGCTTTTAGAAGAAAAGAAAATTGAATTTGAACGTCTTTTGGATGAAGTGGAGCAATTGAAACTTCAAGCGGCTCGCACGAAAGACGAATACGAAGTGATGGCTGAATCTATCCGCGCGATCGAAGAAGAAGCAAGTGCTTCTCAACGTGCTCGTAACGAAAGACAGCACAAAATGAACGACTCTCAATTGAAGCTTGAACAAGCTAAGATGAAAGAGCAGTACTTGATCGATCAAATCCGCGAGCGTTACATGTTGAACCTTCCGGACGTTATCGAGAAGTACGTGAACCGTGAAGGCGACTTCATGGCGGCAGACGCTGAACTTAAAGAGCTTCGCGAGAAGCTGTCTAAGATCGGTGAAGTGAATCTTTCTGCAATCGAAGAGTACGAAGAAACAGCTCAACGTTATGAGTTCTTGACGAAACAACATGCAGATTTGACAGAGGCGAAAGAACAGCTTCGTAAAGTGATCGATCGTATCAACAGAATCTGCTCAAAACGTTTCAAAGAGACATTTGATTTGGTTAACGACAGATTCACTCGCGTCTTCCCAGTGCTCTTCGGTGGTGGTGAAGCGTGGTTGGAGCTTGTTGAAGAAACAGAGAAAAACGAAGCAGGTATCGAAATCATCGCACGCCCTCCAGGCAAAAAGACGCAAAACGTGTCTTTGATGTCGGGTGGTGAGAAGGCGTTGACGGCGGTGGCGCTGGTCTTCTCGATCTTCCTAGTGAAGCCGTCTCCATACTGCTTGCTGGATGAGGTTGACGCTCCACTTGATGACGCCAACGTCTTCCGTTTCAACGACCTTGTTCGTGAAATGGCGAAGCGTTCACAAATCATCGTTGTTACACACAACAAACACACGATGGAAGTGGCTGGAAAACTTTACGGCGTGACTATGCAAGAGCGCGGTGTTTCCACAATGGTTTCTGTTTCTCTTCAAGATATTAAGTAA
- a CDS encoding DUF6662 family protein, with the protein MKSVKLMALGALFFATSAHASEAFFGYSYVADTHAKGTWEYEQHNTLRSGKGEGEYNALDVKFELETGITDKLQMALYLNTSYNNVSGNPEVADINEFDVNGLSVEFLYNVLSPYKDSFGLSFYVEPEVEVRKSSSGQPVNKKAIDAKVILQKNFLENSLVTVLNLKLEPEWKRDGAERESSLEAGITAGVTYRVQPKTYVGLEIVNDFEYEDMNFAKQEFYAWSAGPTVHYAADNFWWTLTALPQISAWPKTDADLNLDEKEKFQVRFKFGIPLAE; encoded by the coding sequence ATGAAATCCGTTAAATTGATGGCACTAGGTGCTTTGTTTTTTGCTACGTCTGCTCACGCAAGCGAAGCGTTTTTTGGTTACTCTTACGTGGCAGACACTCATGCCAAAGGAACTTGGGAGTATGAACAGCACAACACTTTGAGATCTGGAAAAGGCGAAGGCGAGTACAACGCTTTGGACGTTAAGTTCGAACTTGAAACGGGTATCACTGATAAGTTGCAAATGGCTCTTTACCTAAACACGTCTTACAACAACGTGAGCGGCAATCCTGAAGTCGCTGACATCAACGAATTTGATGTGAACGGTTTGTCGGTTGAGTTCCTTTACAATGTGTTGAGCCCTTACAAAGATTCTTTCGGTTTGAGCTTCTACGTGGAACCAGAGGTTGAAGTGCGTAAAAGTTCTTCTGGCCAACCTGTGAATAAAAAAGCCATAGATGCAAAAGTGATTTTGCAAAAGAACTTCCTAGAAAACTCATTGGTCACAGTTTTGAACTTGAAGTTGGAGCCGGAGTGGAAACGCGACGGAGCTGAGCGTGAATCTTCACTAGAAGCGGGAATCACGGCCGGTGTTACTTACCGTGTTCAACCAAAAACTTACGTAGGTTTGGAGATCGTGAACGATTTCGAATATGAAGATATGAACTTTGCAAAACAAGAGTTCTACGCTTGGTCAGCAGGACCGACTGTGCACTATGCAGCTGATAATTTCTGGTGGACTTTGACAGCGCTTCCGCAGATTTCAGCATGGCCAAAAACTGATGCTGATTTAAATTTGGATGAAA